A window of the Ostrea edulis chromosome 1, xbOstEdul1.1, whole genome shotgun sequence genome harbors these coding sequences:
- the LOC125651965 gene encoding uncharacterized protein LOC125651965, with protein sequence MEKTCMAWFSIKYIDGSAVRKVFARSEDTQLAGEFVVQGYVGEMRHLVKIEGFKTDPDEANSRQSENAMQIPNDMPMHTVAAFGVRYLVVYYENNAKAVPEPTKRNAFDVLHDVNRVYDWLPPPKRTPSNNKDKLYNDVLQKCMDTFQVGFRRQQQDIGSKIINTLVETLWFIDPFLDKMKERSCKIPDELYFCGYRDLKKCHKKYVGVQMKEPELKASLDALAEVLMYPWWTNPRFQVFYKCVNGLYKALEKYHKFLANQQERTNQNHASPTPVRSLNDNWSLKSIEGNPGQSVPTDCKSLISKLETLDTYEAVPLDNFEPSEVSDRRKWRMKIESVLPFPVSLFSISFGNYIGNSLFLWKIPCANERSAEKELEVVTHIKDKMPVFSTRAIRKEFFERYPNLKPYELRNMFFKLTNFEYCAENQTTAAVDERFLKFILSSDDEDLIVDLRKNNGRPCDPKLQPFWDELAKLLEEVSTVDDRRQHSTSYLPFAISIDDLREQVKARLPPGDPTPSNSWIRLNFMPSNPMAKTAANYTGRFNVKYAVQQRLLRAQHDDASFALHQFYMLKDMAVQYREFAHMQCLDDKAIVPIGEPYRPVSTGVRAHHQGLTISNSKGLLCLDHDYSIAGMVP encoded by the exons ATGGAGAAAACGTGTATGGCCTGGTTTAGTATTAAATATATCGACGGGAGTGCCGTTCGGAAAGTTTTCGCTCGATCGGAGGACACCCAACTTGCTGGGGAATTTGTTGTTCAGGGGTATGTTGGTGAGATGAGGCATTTGGTGAAAATTGAGGGTTTTAAGACTGACCCAGATGAAGCAAATTCAAGGCAGAGTGAAAATGCGATGCAAATACCGAACGACATGCCAATGCATACTGTCGCTGCATTTGGGGTGCGATACTTAGTGGTATACTATGAAAACAACGCCAAGGCAGTTCCCGAACCAACTAAACGAAATGCTTTTGATGTGCTCCATGATGTAAACAGAGTTTATGACTGGCTGCCCCCACCCAA AAGGACACCATCAAACAATAAGGACAAGCTCTATAATGATGTTCTTCAGAAATGTATGGATACCTTTCAAGTTGGTTTTCGTAGACAACAGCAGGATATTGGATCAAAGATCATCAACACTCTAGTGGAAACTCTTTGGTTTATTGACCCTTTTCTTGACAAAATGAAGGAAAGATCCTGCAAGATCCCAGACGAGCTCTACTTTTGTGGATACAGAGATTTGAAAAAGtgtcataaaaaatatgttggtGTACAG ATGAAAGAGCCAGAACTTAAGGCCAGTCTAGATGCCTTAGCAGAGGTACTGATGTATCCATGGTGGACGAATCCTCGCTTTCAAGTATTTTACAAATGTGTGAATGGTCTGTACAAGGCATTGGAGAAATACCATAAATTTCTAGCAAATCAGCAGGAGCGTACCAACCAAAACCATGCATCCCCTACACCTGTTAGATCTCTCAACGACAATTGGTCCTTAAAGTCTATAGAGG GTAATCCAGGTCAGTCTGTACCAACTGACTGTAAATCCCTTATTTCAAAACTTGAAACCTTGGATACTTACGAAGCAGTCCCATTAGACAATTTTGAACCTAGTGAGGTGAGTGATAGGCGCAAATGGAGAATGAAGATAGAGAGCGTGTTACCATTTCCAGTATCATTGTTTTCAATCAGTTTTGGGAACTACATTGGCAATTCACTTTTTTTATGGAAAATACCATGTGCAAATGAAAGAAGTGCTGAAAAAGAACTTGAAGTAGTGACTCACATTAAGGACAAAATGCCTGTGTTTTCTACCAGAGCAATAAGGAAAGAGTTTTTTGAAAGATATCCGAATCTGAAACCATATGAACTGAGAAATATGTTCTTCAAGCTTACAAATTTTGAATACTGTGCAGAGAATCAAACCACTGCAGCTGTTGATGAACGATTCTTGAAGTTTATTTTATCTAGTGATGATGAAGACTTAATAGTGGACCTTAGGAAAAACAATGGCCGTCCTTGTGACCCGAAGCTACAACCATTTTGGGATGAACTTGCCAAGTTACTGGAGGAGGTTTCAACAGTGGATGATCGCCGCCAGCATTCAACATCCTATCTTCCATTTGCAATTTCTATTGATGATTTACGAGAACAAGTGAAAGCAAGACTTCCTCCAGGTGATCCGACTCCTTCAAATTCCTGGATCAGACTGAATTTCATGCCATCTAACCCAATGGCTAAAACGGCAGCAAACTACACCGGCAGATTCAATGTTAAATATGCTGTACAGCAACGATTGCTGCGTGCACAACATGATGATGCATCCTTTGCCTTACATCAGTTCTACATGTTGAAAGACATGGCCGTCCAGTACAGGGAATTTGCTCACATGCAGTGTCTTGATGATAAAGCAATCGTACCCATAGGTGAACCATACCGACCTGTTTCCACTGGTGTTAGGGCACATCATCAAGGACTGACAATTAGCAATAGCAAAGGCCTACTTTGTCTCGATCACGATTACAGCATTGCTGGGATGGTACCTTGA